The genomic stretch CTCGGCCGTGTATTCTGGGGTGCTGTTTCCGATAAAATCGGTAGATTTAAATGCCTTATGATGATCTATCTTGTAATTTCAGTCATGATGTTTATTATTGCACAGTCTTCTACCGTTACTGGCTTTGTCATTGCTATTGTGGGTATCGGACTTTGCTTCGGTGGAACCATGGGTATCTTCCCTTCCATTGTAGGAGAAAAGTTCGGTATGAAATATTATGGTGTGAACTACGGTGTTGTCTTCATCGGATACTCTGGAGCTGCATTCTTTGGACCAAGAATTGCTTCTAGCGTAGCTGCAGCGAATGATGGAAATTTCACAAACGCATTTTACATCGCACTCGTTATTTCTCTAGTTGGTCTACTGTTAACATTCGTCTATAACGCAATGGATAAAAAGAATAAACAAAATTCAACATCCAAACAGATGTCAATGGAAGCAGCAGAATAACAAATAAATAAATAATGAATCAAAAAAGAATTAAAAAATACTTCATTATCTTTAGGAGGAATTACACATGTCTATTACTAAACTTCTAGGAATTAAATACCCGATCTTCCAAGGTGCTATGGCGCAAATCGCTCTTGCTCCTCTTGCAGGCGCTGTATCTAATGCAGGCGGGCTAGGTATTATCGGTTCTGGCGGATTATCCGCTGATCGTCTTCGTGAAGAAATTCGTAAAACTCGTGAAATTACAGATAAACCATTTGCCGTAAACCTAATGCTCATGATGCACAACATCCCTGAACTTATTCAAGTCGTGATTGAAGAAGGTGTTAAAATTGTAACGACTGGTGCGGGAACTCCGGCTCCATACATGCAAACCTTTAAAGAAAACAATATTATTGTTATTCCTGTAGTCCCTTCCGTAAAAATTGCTAAAAAAATGGAAGCTTTGGGAGTTGACGCTGTCGTTGCTGAGGGAACAGAAGCTGGCGGACATGTAGGCGAAACGACTACAATGGCTCTTCTTCCTCAGATTGTGAGCGCTGTGTCTATTCCTGTAATCGGTGCTGGCGGTATTGCTGACGGCCGCGGTGTTGCAGCTGCCTTTGCTTTAGGTGCTCAAGGTGTTCAAGTAGGTACTCGTTTCTTAACAACTGTAGAATGCCCAACTCACGAGAACTTTAAAAAAGCAGTACTCGAAGCTACAGATACAAGTACAACCGTAACAGGCCGCAGTATTGGTGGTCCGGTTCGCAGTATTAAGAATAGTATGATTGCGAAATACCTGGAACTTGAAGATGCAAAAGCAAGCCGAGATGAATTAGAAAAATTGTCTCTTGGCTCCTTGCGTAGAGCTGTTTTTGAAGGAGATACAGATAATGGTTCTGTCATGGCTGGTCAGATTTGCGGATTGTGCAACGAAATCACAACAGTAGAGGAAATGATTACTTCCATGTTTGCAGAAGCAGAGCAAGTATTTGAAAAGCTTGGAAAAGTTAAATTCCAAGAGGCACGCGAGTTAACATTCGCTTAATATCACACTTACGCCTGGATATTCATCCTGAATGTCCAGGTTTTTTCTATGTTACGACCCTTAAATATCATTTGTTTAAAATAGTCTAAACTCCCCATAATAATGAAGTACTTCTTAATCAAGAAATAAAGTTGGTTTGCTGATAAAGGAATGACACTTATGACAAACACAGAGTTTTTGGGAAAATCGCATGGGCAGAATGATCAGAATGAATCTCCCTCTACCCTTTTCGTAACAGATCGTTATGGGAATATTCTAATTTCTAATGAATTTACAGCAATTACACTTGGAATACCGCTGGAAGAGATTTTAAGATCTAACGTCATGGATCTTGTGAGTGCGGGATACTACGATTATTCGATTACGATGGAAGCAATTAAAACCAAAAAAAGAGTGACGAAAAAAATCAATACAAACCGAGGGTTTAGTATTCTATCTACTTCCATTCCGATCCTTGAGCCAGATGGAGAAATTCAGCTTGTAGTCACAACCTCGAATAAAAGTTCGTTTGAAGAAAGTAAACGAGAAACTCAGGAAAGTGAGGTCCTTATTAAAGAGTTCGATAAGACGGTATCTCCACCTGATATTGTGGCTGAGAGTATTGCGATGAAACAGATTATTAAAGTATGTGACCAAATCGCTCCTTTCGACAGCAAGATTCTGATCACGGGTGAATCCGGGACAGGTAAAGAGGTGATCGCTAATTATATATACCAAAAAAGCAATCGTTCCAATGGTCCTTTTGTCACTTTAAACTGTGCTGCGATTCCGAATTCTTTATTTGAATATGAAATGTTCGGCTATGAAGATGGTGTCTATGACCGTAATTCAAAAGGTAAAATAGGACTTATTGAAACAGCTCACCAAGGGATCCTATTTCTCGATGAGCTGTCAGAAATGCCTCTGGATATGCAGACAAAGTTACTTCGGGTCATTGAAACGAACGAACTTCGAAGAGTCGGTGGTATAGAAAATATTAAGGTGGATTGTCGCTTTATTGCCGCTACAAACTGTGACCTTTGGAAACTCGTGAAGCAAGGTAAGTTCAGACAAGATCTCTTTTACCGAATTAACGTCATCCCTATTCATATTCCTCCCCTTCGTGATCGGAAATTAGATATCGTGGGTCTCGTTTCTAGGTTTATCGATGAATTCAATCAAAAATACAACAAACAATTTTTATTAAGTGCAGAAGAATTTCAACATATATTATCGCTTAGTTGGCCGGGAAATGTGCGGGAGTTACGTAATTATGTTGAACGATTAATCGTTATCAATAATCTGCCTATAAAAAACATGAATGAAATCGTTTCAGACTGGTTTGCACTCGATCATTTCATTAACAACAATCAGACTCAATTTCATTCACTTAAAGATTTCACAACGATCACAGAAGGACGATATATTGAGAAAGTGCTTGACTCCTGCCAGGGAAACATAAGCGAAGCTGCTCAGAAATTAGATATTCATCGTTCTGTGATCTATCGAAAACTTAAAAAAATGGAAGAGATCTTAAAAGACGAACATTGAAAACAAAAAGAGATCTGGATAAAAGTAAGACAATTATCTAGATCTCCTTTTTTTATATTTCGTTTCCTTCCATTGCTTTTCGCAAATCATAAGGGTCAATATCTATATCCAGTGGCATGCCGAGTGCTAATGCAGCTAACTGACTTCCAATGTAAGGTCCCATCGTTAAACCCGATGAACCAAGTCCATTGGCGGCTAACACGCCCTCCCACTCCGGAACTGCACCAAACACTGGTAAAAATCCCGGTGTAAAGGGACGAAATCCAACTCTGACCTCTTGAAGTGAGCTAAATGCTAAACCTGGTGCCACTTCCAGCCCTTTTGTAAGTATTTCATGCATCCCGCCTGCGGTAACCCTTGTATCATAACCTTCAATATCATTTTCGTGAGTTGCTCCAATCACTATTTTTTGATTCCCGAAGGAAAGCAAATATTGATCTGAAGGCGGCATAACTACAGGCCACTCATCTGTATTCTCACCATCTGGAATTTGCAGATGCATAATTTGTGCTTTTTGGTAACTAACTTGAAAAGAAATACCTAAAGGTGCCATTAGAGACGCAGCCCAAGCACCTGCACACACGATCACTTTATCAGCTGAAATGTTCTCTTTATTAACGGTGACCCCTCTTACTCGGTTTGAATGATACTGAAGTACTGCATGCCCATGAATTACAATTGCCCCATTTCGCTCTGCCGAGCGGATCAGTGCATCACGCAGCGCCCGTCCGTCAACACGCGCCGCACCGCTGATATGTACAGCATGATAATCTTCTTTTAATAGAGGAAACCGTTCGCGGGTTTCTTGCTCATCAAGTCTTGTAATATCGCCTATCTCCGGCGCATCTGGTCTGCGTTTATGTGCTCTTTCCTCTATTTTCGCAACTTTCTCTACATCGGTATGGATACTAAGAGCACCCACTCTTGCATATCCAGTTTCAGTTTCCCCTTCAGCTTCAAGTTCCTGAATCAGCTTAGGATAAAAGCTCGCGCCAGCTTTAGCAAGCTGGTACCAATCTTGATTACGCCTTTGTGATAACCAAGGACATATTATCCCGGCAGCAGCATCGGTGGCTTGCCCTTGATCACCGCGGTCTATAATAATAACCTCTGCTCCTTTTTTCGCCAATTGGTAGGCTGTAGAAGCTCCTAGAATTCCTGAACCTACAACGATGACTTTCTTCTTCATGTATTACATCCCTTTCCTTACAACACTTACAACCTGTATCAATGATAACAAACCCGCACTTCAAAAAGAAGGCGGGTTTGTTTGTGAAAGGGAAATCTGATCTTAATTTTATAGAACCAACAATACTATTCTTATGGAACCTAACGATCAACATTAATAAATCGATTAAAAGATACCGGCTTTAACCGAAGTTTGTTTAATCCCATTTGTACCATGAACCACGGTGTTCCCCCAGCTCGTAAGACTTCCATTTGGACCTGTTGCCAGATCTAAGTAATTCAATTCTGCACTGTTTCCATGCCAAGACCATGCCAGCCAGCCGATCCCTTTCTCTTGTCCATACTTCATAATTGCGGTTTCATCCACATCTGCACCTTGATGATATCCACCAAATTCACCAATGATGAGTGGAAGCCCCTTGTTTATCACATTCTCCATATTGGACTTTACGGTTGCTGCATCTTTCCCAGCATACTCATACATATGAATGGAGAACACTGTATTTTTCTGAGAGTCTGCTGCAAATACGCTTTGTCCATAATCGACTATCGATTGCGGGTACTGACCCCAGCCTGCCGCATCCACGATTAATGTGTTTTTAATGCCCGCATTACGAAGTTTTGGAATAGCCTGTTTGTATCCATCAGCCCATCCGCTGCCGTTCCAGCTTCCATACCATTCATTTGCAATGTTAATCATAACTCTGTCTTCTTTTCCGATGAAAGCGTCCTTTATGCTAATCCAGTAGTTTACTGCCTCATCCAGTGATGCATAATCATCTTTTCCGGTAGCATCATGTACTTCAAGAATAGCGACCATTTTATGCTGCGATACGAGAGATATTATATTTTTGACGCTGCTTATATCATCTTTCGTGTACTGACTTCCATTGGATAATACAATGCGTACCGTGTTAGCCCCCGTATTTGCAATCGCTGGAATCGCCGTATTTAGATCCGATTTAAACCATGAATGCGCATAATTAATCCCTCTCATGACAAAAGGTTTTCCTGTAGAGTCGTAGATTTTCGTTCCGCTTACATAAAATCCTGCAGCTGCTTCCGCTTTTGGCAGGGTCCCTCCAAAGGCAAATACAGTGAGAACAGCCAACATCGAGATTAAACTTTTTTTCATCCGAAGCATATAACTACCTCCCATTTTATATTATTTTAATTCTCATCGGATAGATGGAAGTAAAATCGGGTGATGAGTGAACACAGAAATAGAATCAACTTATTTTAAGCAGGGAATAAACATTACTTTATCTTAACCTCATCGATTAGGTTACTTGAATTTTATTAAAGAAAACGCTTACAGTAAATGGTCAATAATGCTTATTTTCGCTCTTTATTTACGTAAGTTATTTCATTCGATTATCCTACAAAAATGATTCCAAAGTCCGTGAACATCCATGTTCTTATACCTGCCAAAGAAAATAAAAAAAGATGACCCCAGATCATCTCGGAGTCATCTGCTATTTCATTTACAAAGGGAATAAGGATAAAGTTTTTACTTACTTAACCATGGGTGCTGCTGTGCTGGTTCTAAAGTTCTTGCTGATAAAACGCTTTGATTACACGTTCAGCAGACTTGCCATATACACTGTAACCATCATCTGTTGCCGCATTTTCTTCCTTGTATAATAAACCTGGCCAATCCCATAGTCCTAAGCCTCTTACCCAGGGACGTTTACGTGTATGTTCAATCATCGCCTCATAGTAACGTGCTTGTTCTTCGATAGACACCCCGCCAGAAAGTTCCCAATCATTCGGAAGGTAAGAAGAACCTTTCCGGCTCGGACAGCCTGCTTCTGCAAAAAAGAAAGGTTTATCATAAGAAGCAATTTCTTGTTCAATACGATCAAGCTGTCTTTCCCAATCATCAATAGGATAGTATCCGCTGGAAGAAATCACATCGACGGCATCCCACCAGCTGACATTAGACTCTTGATACTTGTCTGTGTTATAACTGATCAATCCTGTATATTCATCACGGACGCTAGAGATCAGCTCCCGCCATTCATTAGAGCGGCGTTCGGTTTGTACCATCTCGCAACCTACAATCAGCATTTCACAGTTCATAGCCTCTGCTAATTTTGCATAATGAAGTTGATATTCCGTGTAACTCTTAAACCAATCATGCCATTTCGGCTCACAAGGGACATCGAGATCAAAGAAATTAATATGTGCTCGCCAAGTTCCATCACTGCAGTTTACGGTAGGCTTTAATATCACTTTCATATGAAGGGAACGAGCATACTGGATCATTCCGATCAGTTCCTCATCCGCTACCATATGATCACCTTTATAATCAACATGAGTAGAATGAGGAGTATCTTGTAACGCTACAAGCGCAAAGATAGCATAATTGCTGTTCGTTCGTTCTTTCATAAGTCGAAGTGATTCTTTTGCTTCCGATTTGATAAAATCACCTTTCTTATTTAACCAACCAAAAGTAAAACCTTTCATATATTCCAGTTCCAACGGCATTGATCATATCCCTTTCTTAGATGAGTCCGATCTCATGATCGTCTGCTATATCTTCATGCGTATTTTTAATATATTCTACAATTTCATTTACATCAGTATATGCAACACCCACATAGGAATCCGCAGCTCCGTAATAGATTGCAATTCTGCCAGTATCCGCATCTTGAAGAGTGGCACAAGGGAAGATGACATTATTAACGAATCCTCTCTCTTCATACCATGTCTCTGGAGTAAGTACAAAAGTAGAGGAACGATATTTCACTTTTGAAGGCTCCTCTTTATCAAGGATAACGGCACCCATGCTATATACGAAACCGTTACAAGTACCCGTCACACCATGATAGAACATCAGCCAGCCTTCAGAAGTTTCAATAGGTGCTGGTCCGCCGCCAATCTTTACAGATTGCCACCATCCTTGTCCGCCTTTGCTCATGACGTGACGATGTTTCCCCCAGTATACGAGATCAGGGCTTTCGCTGAGGAAAATATCACCAAAAGGAGTATGTCCGCTGTCACTTGGTCTGGACAGCATTAAGAATTTACCATCTTTCTTCTTCGGAAACAGAACTCCGTTACGATTGAAAGGCAAGAATGGATTTTCAAGTCTAGTGAACGTTTTGAAGTCCTCTGTTTTTGCAAATCCCAAAGCAGCACCGTAAAAATCAATACACCAAATGATATAATAAGTTTCTTCTACTTTTACTACGCGAGGATCATAAGCATAGTTCGGTCGATAAGGCTGACCATTATCATCTGTGAACACGATCGCTTCTTCTTCAATCTCCCACTTCAAGCCATCTTTACTTTTTCCTAAATGCAAATGAGGACGTCCGTTGATTGTCTCGGCACGAAATACACCCATATAACCATCTTCATAAGGCACAACTGCACTGTTAAAAATTCTAGCAATCCCTTTCACCGGATTACGGTCGATAATTGGGTTAGCTGAATGTCTCCACACGGGTGTTGTAACCCCTTCTGGTCTGTTCTCCCATGGCATATTCGGCAAAGCTTGTCCAATAATATTTACTTTTGACATTGTAAATTCCCCTCTCCATTATCTGAAAGTTATTTAACAGAACCGTTTGTTAGACCATTGTAAATATACTTTTGAAGGCTCATGAATATAATAAGTGTAGGAATAATTGCTATCATAATGCCCGCACTGATGACTTCCCATTGGGAACCATAAGGACCCTTAAATTTAAACAATGCGGTTGATATCACTTGTAAATCTGTCTTCGGCATATACAGGAAAGGTGTATAGAAGTCATTATAAATATTTACACCTTTTACAATAATGACAGTGACGATCGCCGGCATAAGTAATGGCAGGATAATTCTCCAATAAATTGTAAAGTACGACGCACCATCCAGCATCGCCGACTCATCTAGTGCCTGCGAAATCGTATCTAGGAATTGTAAGAAAATATATACCGCAATGATATCCGTCCCAAGATACAGAACAATCGCTGCCCATCTTGTATTCATCAGATCAAGGGCATTAATAATCTGGAAAGTGGCGACCTGTGTAGTTACACTCGGAATCAGTGTGGCCAGCAGAAAAGCACCCATAAGCAGTTTTTTGCCTCTAAATTTAAACCGGCTAAGGATAAAAGCAATCATAGAACCTGTTAAGGTTGCACCCACAATCGAGATAATTAAAATGATAAAAGTATTCATAAATCCGATAAGCATATTCCCATCAATAAAAGCAGTTACATAGTTACTTATGTTTGTAAAGTCTGCCGGTGGTGTAATCGGACTCGTTGTTGCATACTCTTCTTTGGTTTTGAATGAAGCAAAAAACACAACAAGAATCGGTACAATAGCGACAAGAGAACCCACGATTAGCGATATATATTTAATAGCCGACGCTACTGATTTCTTAAGGGTAAACATCAGTTATCCTCCTTAATGACAAGGCGCTGCAACAAGGTAACAATGATGACGATAAATAAGAGCACCACTGCCATCGCTGAAGCAAGACCAAACTTCCCGTATTTGAACGCCATATCAATGGTCTGTATAACAAACGTTTTACTGCCATTTGCTCCATCAACCATAATGTACGGAATATCAAAAGCACTGATCGCACCGCTAATTGCAAGAATCAGATTTAGCTGAACGATTCGTTTGATACTTGGGATAATAATATGTTTGAACTGATGCCATTTGTTCGCACCATCAATATCCGCCGCTTCATAAATATCTTTGTCAATCGAGGAAATAGCCCCGAGAAAGATAATGAAGTTAAATCCCATGTATCTCCATACAGAAGCACTTGCAAGTGAAATGTTAATCACGTCTGGGTTACCAAGCCAGAGCGTAATATTCTTACCAAGTCCCAGCGCATTCAGCAATGTATCAAAGGTTCCATCTGGTCTAAAGAAGAATAAAAATATAAAACCAATGGCAACACCATTTAGCATATAAGGGAAAAATAAAACCCCTTTAAAGAAGTTTTTAAACCGAACTTTAAAACTTAATATCGTTGCAAAGTATAGAGCCAGACCCATTTGGAAAAAGGTAGCTACAAAGTAATACAAACTTACTTTAAACACGGAAAAATATTCAGGCTTTGTAAAAATGTTAATATAGTTTTTTAAACCTACATATTCCATGTTTTTGCTGTAACCATTCCAGCTCGTAAAACTGTATTTGAACATATTTACTACAGGCAGGTAAGCAAATGTAACTAATAGAATAACCGGGATGAAAGAGAACGCCAGTATAATTAATTTTCTCTGATTGGCGTAACTCAAATTAGATAATTTAAACATGCCATACCTCCACTTATCCAGCCGTTTTATGAAATTTCAGAAGATCATCGGCATGGTCCTGGATGATCTTCTGAACCTTTCACTCTTCTCTATTCGGCTACTGTTTTTCGAGCTTCAACCCATGCATCATTCAGGTCTTTCATAATGTCATCATACGATTCTTTCCGGTTACCAAGCGCAGCTTCAATAATTCTTTTCTTAAAGTCAGGCTGCCAGAGACCAACTTCCGCTTCTTTATCAATCTTATCTACTAAACCTTCTTGTCCTTCTTTGGAAGGAGTAATGAATTTAAACTCTACACCTTTATCGCCGAATTCTTTCAAAATATCAGGAAGTTCTGCACCAACAACTGGACTGATACTGCCTGCTTGTTCTACTGCATAATTAGATTCATTAATGAAAAAGTCTACCCATGCTTTTGCAGCAGGTTTATTCTTACTGTTTATGTTAATTGCAAGGTTATAGTCTGCTCCGAGTGGAACAATGACGTTATCAGCGTTCGTAGGGAATGGCATAAATCCGATATCATCTGGATTGGTTGCCGAAGCTTTAATTTGGTCAATAGCCCAAGATCCAAGAACCATAGTTGCTATTTTCCCTTGTCCTAAATCTGCTTTTGAACTCTCCCAGTCGGTTGTCGTAGGATCGCGTTCAATCAAACCTTCTTTTGTTGCATCAAACAAAATTTTATAAAGATCATAGTGTGGCTGACCTGCCACAAAGTTGTCATCACTGTTTGGCTGTGTAACGTTTACATAATCAACATTGCCAGCTACCGTCGTTAGATCAGATTCCCACTGAGTCAGCGGCCAACCAGCTGCATAGTTTGTGTACAAAGGAACTGCCTCTGTTTTTTCTTTCACACTTCTAAGCGCATCCATAAACTGATCAATTGTTTGTGGAATGTCCGTTACACCAGCATCTTTAAACACCTGCTTGTTATAGATGACACCGGAGTATGTAATTGCTACTGGAATTCCGTAGATTGTGTTATCTACCATTCGTTCTTCAATACCTGTGTACTTCGTTTTCAGTTCATCATAGCTTCCTAGCGGTTCAAAGAAATCTGGAAGATCAGCAACAGGAACACTAGTTGGGATCAGTAGAACATCACCGTATTCATCTGTATTCATACGAATTTTGATTTGACCTTCATAATCAGAAAGAGCTTCAAAATTGACTTTTACATCTGGATACTTTTCATTAAACTTCTTAGCGTAATCTTGGAATACCGTATCAACAATATCTGTTCTCTGCGTGATCACGGTGATTTCTCCTTTGATTGCCCCATCATCATCTGAAGCACTTGAATCTCCTCCATTAGAAGAACATGCTGCCAAGATAGAGATAATGAGAAATACAGATAAAAACTTAAATAACCCTTTTTTATTACTCACTTTCATAACCCCTTTCAAGTGTTTTTAAGTTAACGATTAAGTTACAAACAAAGTTTATATTGATAACGCTTTCCAGTCAACCTTTATTTTTACTACTGTTCTCCTTTTCTTTTATAGAGATCTCATTCCGTTAAATCATTGACAAGCATTAAAAAGCTATTTAATATTTGATTAAGTTATCGTTTACTTAAATAGATTTCATTTTAGAGAGGTTGTGACTTTTTGGTCGAATCTTTGAATACCTTAACTGCCGAGATTCAAAAGGAATGGGTATCTCATATACTTCCTTTCTGGGCAAACATGAAGGATGATGAGCAAGGGGGGTATTATGGAGAGCTGGATTACAGCCTTAAGTTAGATAAAACCGCAGCAAAAGGCGGAATCGCAAACTCAAGAATTCTTTGGTCTTTCTCAGCTGCTTATCGTTACCTAATCTCTAATTCCTATGCTGAGCATGCCCATCACTCCTTCCGTTTCCTGAAAGAGAATCTTCTTGATCCTGTATTCGGCGGTGTATATTGGTCTGTAGATTATGAGGGCCATCCCCTCGATACGCGTAAACATATCTATAATCAGGCTTTTGCTGTGTACAGTTTAAGCGAGTATTATCGTGCATTAAATAGTGCAGAAGCCTTGGAACTAGCAAAGACTTTATTTTTCCTTATTGAAGAGAAAGGTTATGACCCGAAGACGAATGCTTATAAGGAAGAATTTAATCGCACATGGCAGGAACAACCTAATGAGATGTTAAGTGAAAATAATGTCATCGCCAGCATAACGATGAATACACACATTCATATCTTGGAAGCGTATACTACGCTTTACCGTGTATGGCCAGACAGCAGAGTTCGAGCTGCACTTGAAAATTTGCTCCATATTCTTTATGATCGGATGTTTGACGCAAAGACAGGCAGACTCCATGTTTTCTTTGATCAGAACTGGAATTCTCTACTTGACCTCACTTCTTACGGTCATGATATTGAAGCAAGCTGGCTTATCGATGACGCTATGCAAGTTATTGGTTCCGATCATCCCGATCACAAAAAAATGATAGTTGATTTGGCTTATTCCGTTGCAAAAAATGCTATTCAAAGCGATGGCTCTCTTGCTAATGAACGCGAAAAAGATCATTTAGATAAGACAAGGATATGGTGGGTGCAGGCTGAGGCTATTGTAGGATTCTACAATGCCTATCAGCGTACAAATGATCCATTATTTATAGATCTTGTTACTAACCTATGGGAATATACTAAAAATCATATTATCGACTCAAGACTAGGAAGCGAATGGGTGTGGGCAGTTAAGGAAGATGGCAGCCATGATCAGCGTGAAATCGCTGGAGCTTGGAAGTGTCCCTATCATAACAGCCGCTTTTGTATAGAGATGATTGAGAGGATGAGTGAGTAATGATACACAAAAAATATGGTGAACTGCTTGCTAAACAAGAGGAATTGCTGAACAAACCAAATAAAGTGAATGAACAATTTTATAATGGAATCTACGACCGCTATGAAAATCCTGTTCTTACACGGCATCATGTTCCTCTGCACTGGAGATTTGATCTGGACGAAGAACAAAATCCTTACTTTATGGAAAGACTCGGGATTAATGCTACATTGAATCCTGGGGCCATTTACCATAATGGAAAATACGTACTGGTATCACGTACCGAAGGTCTGGACCGTAAATCTATTTTTGCTTTAGCTGAAAGCGATAACGGTATTGATCATTTCCGTTTTGTAGGAGAACCTTTAGTGTGGGAAGACATGGATGAGAATGAGACCAATATGTATGACATGAGACTCGTGAAACATGAAGACGGATGGATTTACGGTATCTACTGTTCCGAACAGAAAGATCCAGATGCAGCTCCTTTTGATACATCTAGCGCAGTGGCACAAGCGGGATTCGTACGTACTCAAGATCTGAAGACATGGACAAGACTTCCGAATATTAAGACAAATTCACCGCAGCAGCGTAATGTTGTTCTCCACCCTGAATTTGTTGATGGAAAATACGCGTTTTATACTCGTCCTCAGGATGGATTCATTTCTACAGGATCAGGAGGCGGAATTGCCTTTGGTTACTGTGAAGACATTTTAAACCCTGTAATTGATGAAGAATTTATAATTGACGAGCGTCAGTACCATACCGTGTATGAAGTGAAAAATGGACAAGGTCCTGCACCGATTAAAACAGATCGCGGCTGGATTCATATAGCTCATGGCGTAAGAAACACAGCAGCCGGACTGCGCTATGTGCTCTATACATTTGCGACTAGCCTTTCGGATCCTACCGAAATCATTGCGAAACCAGGTGGTCATTTCCTTGCTCCTTATGATGATGAGAGAGTCGGAGATGTATCAAATGTGGTGTTTTGTAACGGGGCGGTTGTTAA from Paenibacillus polygoni encodes the following:
- a CDS encoding ABC transporter substrate-binding protein: MKVSNKKGLFKFLSVFLIISILAACSSNGGDSSASDDDGAIKGEITVITQRTDIVDTVFQDYAKKFNEKYPDVKVNFEALSDYEGQIKIRMNTDEYGDVLLIPTSVPVADLPDFFEPLGSYDELKTKYTGIEERMVDNTIYGIPVAITYSGVIYNKQVFKDAGVTDIPQTIDQFMDALRSVKEKTEAVPLYTNYAAGWPLTQWESDLTTVAGNVDYVNVTQPNSDDNFVAGQPHYDLYKILFDATKEGLIERDPTTTDWESSKADLGQGKIATMVLGSWAIDQIKASATNPDDIGFMPFPTNADNVIVPLGADYNLAININSKNKPAAKAWVDFFINESNYAVEQAGSISPVVGAELPDILKEFGDKGVEFKFITPSKEGQEGLVDKIDKEAEVGLWQPDFKKRIIEAALGNRKESYDDIMKDLNDAWVEARKTVAE
- a CDS encoding carbohydrate ABC transporter permease, translated to MFKLSNLSYANQRKLIILAFSFIPVILLVTFAYLPVVNMFKYSFTSWNGYSKNMEYVGLKNYINIFTKPEYFSVFKVSLYYFVATFFQMGLALYFATILSFKVRFKNFFKGVLFFPYMLNGVAIGFIFLFFFRPDGTFDTLLNALGLGKNITLWLGNPDVINISLASASVWRYMGFNFIIFLGAISSIDKDIYEAADIDGANKWHQFKHIIIPSIKRIVQLNLILAISGAISAFDIPYIMVDGANGSKTFVIQTIDMAFKYGKFGLASAMAVVLLFIVIIVTLLQRLVIKEDN
- a CDS encoding AGE family epimerase/isomerase; this encodes MNTLTAEIQKEWVSHILPFWANMKDDEQGGYYGELDYSLKLDKTAAKGGIANSRILWSFSAAYRYLISNSYAEHAHHSFRFLKENLLDPVFGGVYWSVDYEGHPLDTRKHIYNQAFAVYSLSEYYRALNSAEALELAKTLFFLIEEKGYDPKTNAYKEEFNRTWQEQPNEMLSENNVIASITMNTHIHILEAYTTLYRVWPDSRVRAALENLLHILYDRMFDAKTGRLHVFFDQNWNSLLDLTSYGHDIEASWLIDDAMQVIGSDHPDHKKMIVDLAYSVAKNAIQSDGSLANEREKDHLDKTRIWWVQAEAIVGFYNAYQRTNDPLFIDLVTNLWEYTKNHIIDSRLGSEWVWAVKEDGSHDQREIAGAWKCPYHNSRFCIEMIERMSE
- a CDS encoding glycoside hydrolase family 130 protein — its product is MIHKKYGELLAKQEELLNKPNKVNEQFYNGIYDRYENPVLTRHHVPLHWRFDLDEEQNPYFMERLGINATLNPGAIYHNGKYVLVSRTEGLDRKSIFALAESDNGIDHFRFVGEPLVWEDMDENETNMYDMRLVKHEDGWIYGIYCSEQKDPDAAPFDTSSAVAQAGFVRTQDLKTWTRLPNIKTNSPQQRNVVLHPEFVDGKYAFYTRPQDGFISTGSGGGIAFGYCEDILNPVIDEEFIIDERQYHTVYEVKNGQGPAPIKTDRGWIHIAHGVRNTAAGLRYVLYTFATSLSDPTEIIAKPGGHFLAPYDDERVGDVSNVVFCNGAVVNDQKEVFIYYASSDTRIHVATTTIDKLIDYTFNTPADTFRSLGSAAQRAQLIKKNESLLKVTK